One window of the Solibacillus isronensis genome contains the following:
- a CDS encoding DMT family transporter: MERPPIHPYIPIIIGVISVSLSAIFVKLSTADAGVIAFYRMLFSILIMLPWFLMKYSNEIKVLSKRDWIFSSIAGVFLSFHFILWFESLNYTSVASSTVLVTMQPLFAFIGTYLFFKEKITLQTFIAGGIAILGSVLISWGDFQISGTALYGDILALIACALITGYLLFGQDVRKRLSLVTYTMVVYSVSTITLFFYIIIKGESFGPYPAIDWMWFILLAIIPNLLGHNLFNWALKWTSTNVISIAILFEPVGAALLAIFIFNEYLTVSQIVGGLVVILGIMLFVVDLKKFFRKKA, encoded by the coding sequence GTGGAAAGACCACCAATCCACCCGTATATTCCTATTATTATTGGCGTAATCTCTGTTTCCCTTTCTGCGATTTTTGTAAAACTATCAACTGCAGATGCTGGAGTTATTGCATTTTACCGAATGCTGTTTTCGATATTGATAATGCTCCCGTGGTTTTTAATGAAATATAGCAATGAAATAAAAGTGCTGTCAAAACGTGATTGGATATTTTCGTCAATCGCAGGGGTATTTTTATCATTTCATTTTATATTATGGTTTGAATCGTTAAATTACACATCTGTAGCAAGTTCTACTGTATTGGTAACGATGCAGCCGCTATTTGCATTTATCGGAACGTATCTATTCTTCAAAGAAAAAATAACGCTCCAGACATTTATTGCTGGCGGCATTGCGATTTTAGGCAGCGTCCTTATTAGCTGGGGAGATTTTCAAATTAGTGGTACGGCACTTTATGGAGATATATTAGCATTGATTGCATGTGCCTTAATAACGGGTTATTTATTGTTCGGGCAAGATGTACGGAAAAGATTGTCTCTTGTTACTTATACGATGGTCGTGTATTCCGTAAGTACAATTACTTTATTCTTTTATATTATTATAAAAGGGGAATCATTCGGTCCATATCCGGCGATTGATTGGATGTGGTTTATTTTATTGGCGATTATACCAAACTTATTAGGGCATAATCTTTTCAACTGGGCATTGAAATGGACAAGTACGAATGTAATTTCGATTGCCATTCTATTCGAACCGGTTGGTGCAGCGCTACTTGCGATCTTTATCTTCAATGAATATTTGACTGTTTCCCAAATAGTAGGCGGATTGGTCGTTATTCTGGGGATTATGTTGTTTGTAGTAGACTTGAAAAAGTTTTTTAGAAAAAAAGCTTGA